A single Drosophila ananassae strain 14024-0371.13 chromosome 3L, ASM1763931v2, whole genome shotgun sequence DNA region contains:
- the LOC6495319 gene encoding protein Wnt-2 isoform X1 has product MWKIHNKLLIYILWIMEIRLVSSFTSAMLCARIPGLTPAQRHMCGEMPDALIALGEGHQLGAQECQHQFRGHRWNCSEVWQRNVFAHVIPTASREAAYTYAIASAGAAYAVTAACARGNISTCGCDVRHKTAPVAEGAPEEPWKWGGCSADVDFGMRYARRFMDARELERDSRTLMNLHNNRAGRTLVKKMLRTDCKCHGVSGSCVMKTCWKSLPPFRLIGDKLMQKYQKAKTVQAVKGKRGLRLVISRKKHTGVARAPKPVLHWPKRMELIYLEASPNYCERSLQAGSQGTAGRICQHGGHGPQSCDLLCCGRGHNTQHIRVTKQCRCQFRWCCEVKCDECDESYEEFTCK; this is encoded by the exons ATGTGGAAAATACATAACAAGCTCTTAATCTACATACTCTGGATTATGGAAATAAG ATTAGTGTCCAGCTTTACATCCGCCATGCTCTGCGCCCGGATACCGGGCCTCACGCCGGCCCAGCGTCATATGTGCGGCGAGATGCCCGACGCTCTGATCGCCCTGGGCGAGGGCCACCAGCTGGGCGCCCAGGAGTGCCAGCACCAGTTCCGGGGCCACCGCTGGAACTGTTCGGAGGTGTGGCAGCGTAATGTCTTTGCCCATGTTATACCCACAG CTTCACGTGAGGCGGCCTACACCTATGCGATAGCCAGTGCCGGAGCGGCATATGCGGTGACTGCCGCCTGTGCCCGTGGCAACATCTCCACCTGCGGCTGCGATGTGCGGCACAAGACCGCACCCGTAGCTGAAGGAGCACCGGAAGAGCCCTGGAAGTGGGGCGGTTGTTCGGCAGATGTGGATTTCGGAATGCGGTATGCGAGAAGATTCATGGATGCCCGGGAACTAGAGCGCGATTCAAGAACGCTAATGAATCTACACAACAATCGAGCAGGGAGAACG ttgGTGAAGAAAATGCTTCGCACAGACTGCAAGTGCCATGGCGTAAGTGGATCCTGTGTGATGAAGACCTGCTGGAAGAGCCTGCCGCCTTTCCGGCTGATCGGCGACAAGCTGAtgcaaaaatatcaaaaagcCAAAACTGTTCAAGCCGTCAAAGGCAAACGTGGACTGAGATTAGTAATAAGCAG AAAGAAGCACACTGGAGTAGCTCGTGCCCCGAAACCGGTGCTCCATTGGCCAAAGCGGATGGAACTGATCTATCTGGAGGCGTCACCCAATTACTGTGAGCGTAGCCTGCAGGCGGGCAGCCAGGGCACCGCCGGAAGGATCTGCCAGCACGGTGGCCACGGCCCGCAGAGTTGCGACCTCCTATGCTGTGGGCGTGGCCACAACACGCAGCACATCCGGGTGACGAAGCAGTGCCGCTGCCAGTTCCGATGGTGCTGCGAGGTGAAGTGCGATGAATGCGACGAGAGCTACGAGGAGTTCACCTGTAAATAG
- the LOC6495319 gene encoding protein Wnt-2 isoform X2 — protein sequence MLCARIPGLTPAQRHMCGEMPDALIALGEGHQLGAQECQHQFRGHRWNCSEVWQRNVFAHVIPTASREAAYTYAIASAGAAYAVTAACARGNISTCGCDVRHKTAPVAEGAPEEPWKWGGCSADVDFGMRYARRFMDARELERDSRTLMNLHNNRAGRTLVKKMLRTDCKCHGVSGSCVMKTCWKSLPPFRLIGDKLMQKYQKAKTVQAVKGKRGLRLVISRKKHTGVARAPKPVLHWPKRMELIYLEASPNYCERSLQAGSQGTAGRICQHGGHGPQSCDLLCCGRGHNTQHIRVTKQCRCQFRWCCEVKCDECDESYEEFTCK from the exons ATGCTCTGCGCCCGGATACCGGGCCTCACGCCGGCCCAGCGTCATATGTGCGGCGAGATGCCCGACGCTCTGATCGCCCTGGGCGAGGGCCACCAGCTGGGCGCCCAGGAGTGCCAGCACCAGTTCCGGGGCCACCGCTGGAACTGTTCGGAGGTGTGGCAGCGTAATGTCTTTGCCCATGTTATACCCACAG CTTCACGTGAGGCGGCCTACACCTATGCGATAGCCAGTGCCGGAGCGGCATATGCGGTGACTGCCGCCTGTGCCCGTGGCAACATCTCCACCTGCGGCTGCGATGTGCGGCACAAGACCGCACCCGTAGCTGAAGGAGCACCGGAAGAGCCCTGGAAGTGGGGCGGTTGTTCGGCAGATGTGGATTTCGGAATGCGGTATGCGAGAAGATTCATGGATGCCCGGGAACTAGAGCGCGATTCAAGAACGCTAATGAATCTACACAACAATCGAGCAGGGAGAACG ttgGTGAAGAAAATGCTTCGCACAGACTGCAAGTGCCATGGCGTAAGTGGATCCTGTGTGATGAAGACCTGCTGGAAGAGCCTGCCGCCTTTCCGGCTGATCGGCGACAAGCTGAtgcaaaaatatcaaaaagcCAAAACTGTTCAAGCCGTCAAAGGCAAACGTGGACTGAGATTAGTAATAAGCAG AAAGAAGCACACTGGAGTAGCTCGTGCCCCGAAACCGGTGCTCCATTGGCCAAAGCGGATGGAACTGATCTATCTGGAGGCGTCACCCAATTACTGTGAGCGTAGCCTGCAGGCGGGCAGCCAGGGCACCGCCGGAAGGATCTGCCAGCACGGTGGCCACGGCCCGCAGAGTTGCGACCTCCTATGCTGTGGGCGTGGCCACAACACGCAGCACATCCGGGTGACGAAGCAGTGCCGCTGCCAGTTCCGATGGTGCTGCGAGGTGAAGTGCGATGAATGCGACGAGAGCTACGAGGAGTTCACCTGTAAATAG